The Streptomyces sp. NBC_00659 genomic interval CCGCCTGCGCGACCTACACCGACGCGGACACGCACACCAAGGTGAAGGCCGTCGGGGCCGACACCACCGGTCTCGGCGACGCCGCCTACACGATCACACTGACCAACAGCGCCTGGCAGAACGGAACGACCCTGATCGCCGCGCAGTCCGGGACGGACGTCGTCACGGTGCTGTCCACGGACGGACACGACAACGGCGCGGCCACGGCGAAGAAGCTGGCCGCCCTGATCGTGACCTCCCTGAAGGGCGAACACGAGCACGCATGACCCGCCGGATGGGAACATGGCGCCCCCGAGTGGTTTCTCGGGGGCCCGGGAATCCTCTCGGGGGTTCACGGGGTAGTTCGGGGGTGTGATGGACAAGCGCGTGGAAGCCGGCTGGTTCCAGCGGCTGGCGTGGTCGGTTCTGGCGGTCGGATCGTTCGGCCTGCTGGTGTGGGTGCCTTTCCTGTACGTGGCGATCCGCCGGGGACGAGGATCCGACTGGGGCGCCTTCGCCTCGTTCGTGCTGTACGAGGTGGGGTTTCTGTCGTTGGTGAGCCTCCCGAAGGGCGAGGGTGAGGCGACCCTGGGCCTGGTCGTCCTCGGCACCCTGGTCCTGGCCGTGTGGCTGCTGGCGGGCCCGCTGTTCGACAAGCCCACTCCGCGGAACGCCATGACCGGCGCGGGCCACGCCCCTTGGCCGGGCCAGGCGGCAGGCAACCCCTACCTGCGCTGACACCCGGCAGCACATGGGACCGAGGCCCCGGGCGGTTCACCGCCGCCGGGCGCCGCGGACTCCGCCCCCGCCGGGTGTCACGGACTCCGTCCCCCCGCCGGGCGATCCGACGCTCAGTCTCGCCGGGCCGCGAGGATCAGCCCCGCCAGGCCGCAGGATCATCCCCACCGGGTCACAAGCTTCACCCCACAGGTCCCGCGCTGGATTCTGACGGCCGGACAGCCGACAATCCGCCGACGACGCATCCGAAAAATGCGGTACGCGCGGCCTGCTGACGTCGGCATGGAGCGGATGCAGGGCGGAGGACCGGACGCGATGTCCGCCGAGGCAAGAAAAGCCCACAGGGGACACAGAGCCCAAAGGGCACGTACAGGAACCCGCTTGACTCCCCCGTGAACGATCTTGACTCGTCCATGACGCGAACTTGATTTCACCTTGCGGAAAGTGACTCTTCAGCCTTTCCCCGGCTTGAAACAATCCCCCGGGCACGTGAGGGGAGACGGGCGACCGGGCCGACCGGCGGAAACCGATCGGCGGCCGCAGCGGCAGCCGACGCCACCACACCCACCGCCCCGTTCATCCCCGATCCATCCCAGGAGCCCTTCCATGGCCATCAACGCCCGCCGCAACAGACAACTGCTGGAGACCTCGGCTCCCTTGCTGCTCCCGGGCGAGCAGATCGAACTCACCAGCCTGGCCACCATCGGTACGGTCTCGGTGCGCAAGCAGGCCCTCACCGCGATCGTGGTCGGGGTGCTCACCCTGGGCATGGTGATGGCGACGGTCCGCCCGCGCGCGGTCTACGTCGTCCTGACGAACCAGCGGATCATGTTCTTCGACGGCAACCGGGGCGGCAGACCGGGCGAGTTGCTGATGAACATAGCCCGCCCGTACGTCACCGCAACCGCGGCCAGGAAGGCGTTCCTCGGCCTGAAGACGGTCACCCACCTGACCGTCCAGGGCCAGGAGGGCGCCCTCAAGGTGGACTTCCCGGTCCAGACCCGCGCCGACGGCCACATGTTCGCCGGGGCCCTGCCGGTCACCCGCTGATACAAACCGGGGCCGCCGGTGCCGGCGGCCCCACCTCGCACCACAGCAGCTTCCCGCTCGTGCCGAACAGACCGTCGCCGAGCGGGTGCCCGCCCCAGGCGTCCGCGTAGTGGCATACGAGGAAGAGCCCACGCCCGCCGTCCGCCTCGGCCGGCACGGGACCGAGCACACCGTGCCGCTTGTCGAACGGGGGCGAGATGTGGGGGTCGGCGTCCCAGACGCTGATCCGCAGCCGGCCACCGTCGAGCGCCCGTAGCCGAAGCG includes:
- a CDS encoding ATP-binding protein; this translates as MAEIADAAELLASELVTNAYRYSGGRATLRLRALDGGRLRISVWDADPHISPPFDKRHGVLGPVPAEADGGRGLFLVCHYADAWGGHPLGDGLFGTSGKLLWCEVGPPAPAAPVCISG